A window of Hymenobacter siberiensis genomic DNA:
GGCTCCGAAAGTAAGCTGTTTGACTGGCCCGGGCAGGAGCTGGCCGGCGTGCAGGGCCTCTATAACCTCCCCGATTTGGAAGCCATGACCCGCGACACCCACGGCATCAGCCGGGGCGTGGTGGTGGGCGGCGGCCTCATTGGCGTAGAGCTGGCCGAAATGCTGCACACCCGGGGCATCGAGCCCGTGGTGCTGGTGCGCGACGCCCGCTACTGGGGCGCGGTGCTGCCGCCCGAAGAGGCCCACCTAGTGGACCGCCAGTTCCAGGAAAACCACATCTCGGTGCGCTACCAGACCGAGCTACGCGAGATTCTGGGCGATGCCCAGGGCCGCGTGCGCGCCGTAGTCACCACGGCCGGCGAGGAAATCCCCTGCCAGTGGGTGGGCCTGGCCACCGGCGTCACACCCAACCTCGCGCTGGCCAGCACCTCGAACGTGGAAACCGACCGGGGCATTCTGGTCGATGAATTCCTGCGCACCAACGTGCCCAACGTATTCGCGGCCGGCGACTGCGCCCAGCACCGCCAGCCCGGCGCAGGCGAGGTGCCCATCGAGCAGCTTTGGTACACCGGTCGGATGCAGGGCGAAACCGTGGCCCACACCATTGCCGGGCAGGCCACGCCCTACCGGCGTGGCATCTGGTTCAACTCGGCCAAGTTCTTCAACCTCGAATACCAGACCTACGGCCAGGCCCCGGCCGGCCCCACGCCCGGCCTCGCCAGCTTTTACTGGGAGCACCCCGGCAGCCGGGCAGCAGTGCGCGTATACTTCAGGAGCGAGGCCCCGCACGCCGTGGTGGGCTTCAACGCGCTGGGCCTGCGCCTGCGCCACGCCGTATGCGAGCAGTGGATTGCCGGGCGCACGCCCGTGGCCACGGTCATGAGCCAGTTTGGGGCGGCCAACTTCGACCCCGAGTTTTTTCCGCAGCACGAAAAGGCCATTGTGGCCGACTTCAACCGGCAGTTTCCCGGGCAGCCCGTGGCCCTAAAGCAGCGCAAAGGACTTTTTTCAATTAAAAATTAAAAATGAAGAGTTAAAAATTCTGTTTCCGGCGGTTCGTCGCCGTAGCGCTGATGAAGCTGCTGTAGGAATTCCAACAATAACAGAACGTAATTCCGAGCGCAGCCGAGGAATCTCGCTCGGGGTTATTTGGGTGTCGTTCAACGATTCACGCGAGATTCCTCGGCTGCGCTCGGAATGACGTTCTTTCTGTTTTCGGGTACTTCCTAAACAACTTCGATGCATCCATTTTTAATTCTTCATTTTTAATTTTCAATTTCTCCCTCCGTGGATTTCTCCAAGCTATACCGTCCCTCGGCCCTCAACAGCTTCCAGTTCATCGCCCTCACGGGCCTGCTGATGAGCGCCGGCGCGCACTTGATTCTGCACTTCTTCGTGGGCTACCTGCCGGCCGGCTTCAACTGGCTCTACGTATGCTGGGCTGGCTTTTACCTCGTAGGTACGCTCATCAACATCTTCGGTAAGCCCGACGAGCCGCACCACCATCATTAAAAGTTGGCCGTCATGCTGAGCGCAGTCGAAGCATCTCTACCGCGATAGTAACTCAGTTTAGTATTGCGGTAGAGATGCTTCGACTGCGCTCAGCATGACGACCTGATATCATTACGTTCTACTTTTTCCATAATGACGCCTACTCTCTCCCCGCCCCTGCCCGCGACTTCGCCCGCCGAAAAGCTCACGCTGGCCGTAGTGGCCGGCGGCCTGCTGGCCCTGCTCCTGGCCTGGGCCGATGCCGACCCCGCGCGCCGCACTACCTGGTTCTGGCTGGCCCTGGGCCTGGTGAGCGCCGGCACCCTGGCCTGGAGCTGGCTGAAATACGGCCAGCACCCGGCGGGCGTACAGCAGGACAACCTTTGGCTACGAGCCAGCACCGGGCGCGGCGCCATTGCCTGGATTACCGGGCTGGTGCTCACCGGCTTCTACGTGGTGCTATACTGGTACAGCGGCGATGATGGCAAGGGTAATTTTGGCCTGCTCAACAACCTGGTGCATCCGCTCGACAGCTTCAGCCAGGCGCTGCGGGGCAAGCCAGCCGACCAATGGTTTCTCTATGGCACGTTCTACACGCTGGCGATACTGCTGATGGGCGGCCGGGCGCTGTGGAAATACCGCCACTCGCGCTACCAGGTTATCCGCACCGCTTCGGTGATGTTTTTCCAGTTGGGCTTTGCGTTTCTGATTCCGGGGCTGCTCCAGTTTTTTCAGCAGCCGGAGTTTTATTTCACCTACTTCTGGCCGCTGCACTACCAGTACCTGTGGCCCAGTGATGTGCACAGCCTCATCCAGAATGGGCAGGCGCTGGGCGTGTTCATGGTGTTCTGGGGCGCGGTGATGTCGTTCGTGGCCACGCCGGTGCTCACCTATTTCTACGGCAAGCGCTGGTACTGCTCGTGGGTGTGCGGCTGCGGCGGCCTGGCCGAAACTGCCGGCGACCCCTACCGCCACCTCGCCGATACCAGCCGCACCGCCTGGCGCTGGGAGGTCCGTATTATCTACACCGTGCTGGGGCTGATAATTGCCATTACGGCGCTGCTGTGGGTGCACTTCGCCACCGGCGGTACGCTACTGGGCGAGGCCGGCAACGTTGGGGCCAAATGGTACGGCTTTGCCATCGGGGCCGTGTTTTCGGGGGTCATCGGGGTGGGCTTCTACCCCTTGATGGGCTCGCGGGTGTGGTGCCGCTTCGGCTGCCCCATGGCCGCCTACCTGGGCCTGCTGCAAAAGCATTTCTCCCGCTTCCGCATCAGCACCAACGGCGCGCAATGCATCTCGTGCGGCAACTGCTCCAACGTGTGCGAAATGGGCATCGACGTGCAGCAATACGCCCAGCGCGGCGAGCCCATCATCCGGGCCTCGTGCGTGGGCTGCGGCATGTGCAGCACCGCCTGCCCCCGCGGCGTGCTCAACCTGGAAAACGGCCCGCGCGAAGGCCGGTATCAGTCGTCGCAATTGATTCACGCAGATTCATTGCGGATTTTGAGCTAGCTGATTCAGAATAGAACAGCGTTGTATGGGTTTGGGGTGCGGCGTTTACGAAACTCATGGCTTAGCGAGATTTCCTGAACTTTGAAAGGTGAACGAGTTTCTTAAACTCACCGTGCGTTGTAGAGGCTTGCTGCAAGCTTTTTTTCAGTTAACTGGTAAATCTTCACTCTTTGGACACGCTTCCTTCCACAAGCAGTGGCCCCTTGGCGTGGGTCCAACCCAAGCTTTCACGCCCGGGCAAGCGATTGTCTGCCCCCGCCCCTAACATGGAAACCCGCCGAATCCGGTATTGGCTGCTGCTACTGCTGTGTGGGGCCGGTGCGTGCTCTCCCCCGCAAGCGCGCCTGTTGCTTCCCCCTGACAGCGGCGCAGTGACGCTGGCGGTGGACAGCGTCCAACTGCCGGAATTGGCGTCCTTTCCTGTTCGGCTCACGCTCACCAATTATACCCGCCATCCCGTGGTGCTGGTCTTTGCTTCTCCCACCCCGCAAGGCCAAGCCGACAACTTCTATTTGGTAGCCGGCTCCGACACTTTTTACTTGGGCGTGAAGAGTCCAGACCACCGCTTGGTCTTTCCGGGAAAGACGGCAACCTCTTTTGTGTGTGACGGGTACTTCCTGCGCGGCAAAGGCCATTTTGATTCCTTCGGGCGCATTGACTCCGCGTTCAAAGAGGGAAAGGTGGTCTACGAACTCGCGGGTCTGGAATCTCGCGACAGTGGCTTTCCGCACACATCCCCGCCGGTTGACACGGTACTACTGCCCACAAAAGTGGAGGCACTAGCGCACGCGTGGGTGGGCCATGAGTTCTTGCCTGGCTCGTATAGGTGGCGAGAACAACGGCTTGTTCAGCACTAGCGGCTCCGCCGCAATTGCCCGTGTAAGCGCTCAAAGTGGAATAGTCAATGACTACGGACCGCCATCTGCATCCACAAAAACGGTAGTTCGAGTATAATCGAAAGTTTATTTACATACCATAAAAACAGTTCTCAACACTTAACCCTATCCCAAAAATCCAAGCAGCGACTTGTAAAACTGCGCCGGAGCTTCCAGATGCGAAATGTGCCCCACGTTCGGAATCTCCACCAGTTTCGCGCCCTTGATTTGGGCGGCGGTGCGGCGGCCCAGCGCGGGGTACTGGCCCATTTGAGCCAGGATTTTGGGGTCTTTTATCAGGCCTTTGCCTACCACAGTACGGTCATCCTGGCCGATGATGAGTAGCGTAGGCACCGTTATTCGGCTGAATTCGTAGCTCACCGGCTGTTGATATATCATCTCGAAGGTAAGGGCGTTGGCACGGGCTACTTTGGGGAAGTCGGGGCTGTGGGTTTGGGCGGCGAGGGGCAGCAGCCACTGGTCGTGGGCCGCCGGGTAGCCGTTGAGATAATAGGTCGCGTGGTATTTGCGGATGCTGGCTTCGGTGCTTTTCAGTTCGGTGGCTTCGGCCTGGTCCACGGTCTGGAAGGGCACGCCCACGCGGTAATCCTCCAAGCCGATGGGGTTTTCGAGGACCAGCTTTTCGGTGGTTTCGGGGTAGAGGAGGGCGAAACGGGTGGCCAGCATCCCGCCCATGCTGTGCCCCACAATAACAGCTTTTTTCACGCCCAGCGTGTCGAGCAACTGCCTGATATTGCGGGCCAGCTGATGAAACGAGTAGTGAATATCGGCCTTATCCGACTTGCCGAAGCCAATTTGGTCGGGTACTACTACGCGGAAACCAACGGCGGACAGCGTTTTTATCGTCTCGTGCCAGTAGGCTCCGAAAAAGTTTTTGCCGTGGAGCAGCACCACCGTGCGGCCATTGGGCCGGGCAGTGGACGGCTCGTCCATGTAGGCCATGCGCAGGGCCTGGCCTTCCAGCTTTAGGGGCAGGTAGCGCACCGAGAAGGGGTATTCGTAGCCGTCGAGCGTGGCGTTGAGCGGTGCAGTCTGGGCCGGAGCAATGGTGGCGGCCAGCAGCAGGGACAGCCAGAGAAACAGTAGGAAACTGGGCATGTTGCTCTTTACGCAAAACCCATTATTCCGCTGGTGTTTCTCGCACAGAGTTGCACAGAGGCTGGCTCTGTGCAACTCTGTGCGAAATACTCTTTGCTGAGGTTACGCAGGCAGCCCTTTCAGCACTTTCTTGGCATTGCTCACATGGTCTGTCGCGCCACTCAATGAGTTGAAAATGTACTGGATAATGCCATTCTTATCAATCACAAACGTAACGCGGCCGGGCAGCAGGCCCAGCAGGGCGCGGGGCACTTCGTAGAGCTTGCGCACTTTCCCGTCGGTATCGGCCAGCAGCTCGAAGGGCAGGCGGTGCTTCTGGGTAAATTTCTGGTGCGACTTCTCGCTGTCGGAGCTGATGCCGATAACCTCGGCCCCGAGGTCTTTGAAATCCTCGTACTGGTCGCGGAACGAGCAGGCCTCGGCCGTGCAGCCGGGGGTGTCGTCCTTCGGATAGAAGTACAGCACCAGATGCCGGCCACGTTGGTCGGCCAGGCGAAAAGTTTCGCCGGAGGTGGTGGTGAGCGTGAAATCGGGAGCGGGCTGGCCTACCTGGAGCATATTACTGGGGGTTGAAAAACAGCCGCAAGGTAGCGGCACGGTGCGGCTTTACGGCGGCGGCGGCATCTTTGTGGCCCGTTATACCATTTGCTTCATGCCCCAGCCCCGCGTCAGCGTTATCATTCCCGCCCACAACGAGGCCGGGGCCATTGGCCTGGTGCTGGCCGAAATCCCGGCTGGTTTGGCGCAGGAGGTGATTGTGGTCGATAACAACTCGACCGACAACACCGGCGAAATGGCCCGGGCCGGCGGGGCCACCGTGTTGCGCGAGCCGCGCCCCGGCTACGGCTACGCCTGCCTGGCCGGCATGGCCCACGCCTTTGGCCGGCCCCAATCCGAACAGCCCGACATCGTCGTATTTCTCGATGGCGACCATTCCGACTTCCCCGAACAAATGCCCGAACTACTGGCCCCGCTCCTGCGCGGGGAGGCCGACCTGGTCATCGGCTCGCGGGCCCTGGGCGTGCGCGAAAAGGGCTCCCTCCTGCCCCAGCAGCGGTTTGGCAACTGGCTGGCCGCCCGTCTGCTGAATATTCGCTACGGCGGCACTGTCACCGATTTGGGGCCGTTCCGGGCAGTGACGGCCCCGGCCCTGCTGCGCATTAGCATGGAAGACAAAACTTACGGCTGGACCGTAGAAATGCAGGTGAAGGCCGCCCGCCTGGGCCTGCGCACCGTGGAAGTGCCCGTGCGCTACCGCAAGCGCATCGGCACGAGCAAGGTATCGGGCACGGTGCGCGGCACCCTTGGGGCGGGCTACAAGATTCTGTGGACGATTTTTAAGTACTGGTAATTTTTCCCGGTCGGTAAGTTTCCGGCCCGGCCCGCGTCTACCCGGTCGGTGGAGCTGTTTTTTTGGTTGTGTTGCAAATCTTTATTCTTTGTTTCTGATGGCGGTACTGCCCCTTTTGCTGGTGGTGCTGTACACCCTGTGCCTGCTGTTCATCCTGGGGTTTAGCGCGGGACAGTGGCAGCTCACGCGGCTGGCCCTGCGGGCTTACGCCAAGGGACTAGCTCCGGCCCCGCCCGCCCCGTCCCACTGGCCCCGCGTGCTAGTGCAGCTGCCGCTCTACAACGAGCAGAATGTGGTGGAGCGCGTCATCGACGCCGCCGCCGCCCTCGACTACCCCGCCGACCGCCTGCACATCCAAGTGCTCGACGACTCCATCGATGCCACCGTGGCCCTGGCCGCCGCCCGCGTGGCCCACTACGCCGCTCAGGGCCTGCGCATCAGCCACGTGTGCCGGCCCAACCGGGAAGGCTACAAAGCCGGCGCGCTGCGCTATGGCCTCGAAGAAAATGAGGATGAATTCGTAGCCATTTTTGATGCTGATTTCGTACCCGACCCGGATTTTCTGCGGCGCACCATCCCCTACTTTTTGCAGGATAAAAAAGTGGGCGTGGTGCAAACCCGTTGGGGTCATCTGAACGAGGACGAGTCGCTGCTGACGCGCCTGCAGGCCTTTGGGCTGAACGCGCATTTTCTCATCGAGCAGGTGGGACGCACGGCGGCGGGCTTTTTCATCAATTTCAACGGCACGGGCGGCGTGTGGCGGCGCGCCTGCATTGACGATGCCGGCGGCTGGCACACCGACACCCTCACCGAAGACCTCGACCTGAGCTACCGCGCCCAGCTGCGCGGCTGGCGCTTCATCTACCGCCCCGAAATAGTGGCCCCCGCCGAGCTGCCCGCCGTGATGGACGCCCTCAAATC
This region includes:
- a CDS encoding cellulose synthase family protein; translation: MAVLPLLLVVLYTLCLLFILGFSAGQWQLTRLALRAYAKGLAPAPPAPSHWPRVLVQLPLYNEQNVVERVIDAAAALDYPADRLHIQVLDDSIDATVALAAARVAHYAAQGLRISHVCRPNREGYKAGALRYGLEENEDEFVAIFDADFVPDPDFLRRTIPYFLQDKKVGVVQTRWGHLNEDESLLTRLQAFGLNAHFLIEQVGRTAAGFFINFNGTGGVWRRACIDDAGGWHTDTLTEDLDLSYRAQLRGWRFIYRPEIVAPAELPAVMDALKSQQFRWTKGAAETAHKHLGNMWRSQQPLPVKLQATFHLLNSSVYIVIMLMALLSVPLVFVRAQHQEFKGVFRLASVFLIGFTPLIYYYYTAWRLAHPTKPLWRYPVFFLLFLSVSMGLSLHNARAVVLGWWGKRTPFVRTPKAGTGSLARKRRYRTGGVGGLVILEGVLAVYFAFGLAAGLYLNDFGLLPFHSLLTIGFAAICYYSIRDDK
- a CDS encoding peroxiredoxin; amino-acid sequence: MLQVGQPAPDFTLTTTSGETFRLADQRGRHLVLYFYPKDDTPGCTAEACSFRDQYEDFKDLGAEVIGISSDSEKSHQKFTQKHRLPFELLADTDGKVRKLYEVPRALLGLLPGRVTFVIDKNGIIQYIFNSLSGATDHVSNAKKVLKGLPA
- a CDS encoding NAD(P)/FAD-dependent oxidoreductase, yielding MHLVILGNGITGVTCALTVRRLQPEARITLVSSESAHHYSRTALMYVYMGHLRAQDIKPYEDWFWEENRLALVHATATALHTAEKQLLLDDGTTLAYDQLLLATGSESKLFDWPGQELAGVQGLYNLPDLEAMTRDTHGISRGVVVGGGLIGVELAEMLHTRGIEPVVLVRDARYWGAVLPPEEAHLVDRQFQENHISVRYQTELREILGDAQGRVRAVVTTAGEEIPCQWVGLATGVTPNLALASTSNVETDRGILVDEFLRTNVPNVFAAGDCAQHRQPGAGEVPIEQLWYTGRMQGETVAHTIAGQATPYRRGIWFNSAKFFNLEYQTYGQAPAGPTPGLASFYWEHPGSRAAVRVYFRSEAPHAVVGFNALGLRLRHAVCEQWIAGRTPVATVMSQFGAANFDPEFFPQHEKAIVADFNRQFPGQPVALKQRKGLFSIKN
- a CDS encoding alpha/beta fold hydrolase, translated to MPSFLLFLWLSLLLAATIAPAQTAPLNATLDGYEYPFSVRYLPLKLEGQALRMAYMDEPSTARPNGRTVVLLHGKNFFGAYWHETIKTLSAVGFRVVVPDQIGFGKSDKADIHYSFHQLARNIRQLLDTLGVKKAVIVGHSMGGMLATRFALLYPETTEKLVLENPIGLEDYRVGVPFQTVDQAEATELKSTEASIRKYHATYYLNGYPAAHDQWLLPLAAQTHSPDFPKVARANALTFEMIYQQPVSYEFSRITVPTLLIIGQDDRTVVGKGLIKDPKILAQMGQYPALGRRTAAQIKGAKLVEIPNVGHISHLEAPAQFYKSLLGFLG
- a CDS encoding glycosyltransferase family 2 protein, with the translated sequence MPQPRVSVIIPAHNEAGAIGLVLAEIPAGLAQEVIVVDNNSTDNTGEMARAGGATVLREPRPGYGYACLAGMAHAFGRPQSEQPDIVVFLDGDHSDFPEQMPELLAPLLRGEADLVIGSRALGVREKGSLLPQQRFGNWLAARLLNIRYGGTVTDLGPFRAVTAPALLRISMEDKTYGWTVEMQVKAARLGLRTVEVPVRYRKRIGTSKVSGTVRGTLGAGYKILWTIFKYW
- a CDS encoding 4Fe-4S binding protein, with translation MTPTLSPPLPATSPAEKLTLAVVAGGLLALLLAWADADPARRTTWFWLALGLVSAGTLAWSWLKYGQHPAGVQQDNLWLRASTGRGAIAWITGLVLTGFYVVLYWYSGDDGKGNFGLLNNLVHPLDSFSQALRGKPADQWFLYGTFYTLAILLMGGRALWKYRHSRYQVIRTASVMFFQLGFAFLIPGLLQFFQQPEFYFTYFWPLHYQYLWPSDVHSLIQNGQALGVFMVFWGAVMSFVATPVLTYFYGKRWYCSWVCGCGGLAETAGDPYRHLADTSRTAWRWEVRIIYTVLGLIIAITALLWVHFATGGTLLGEAGNVGAKWYGFAIGAVFSGVIGVGFYPLMGSRVWCRFGCPMAAYLGLLQKHFSRFRISTNGAQCISCGNCSNVCEMGIDVQQYAQRGEPIIRASCVGCGMCSTACPRGVLNLENGPREGRYQSSQLIHADSLRILS